In the Oncorhynchus keta strain PuntledgeMale-10-30-2019 chromosome 29, Oket_V2, whole genome shotgun sequence genome, one interval contains:
- the ctsl.1 gene encoding cathepsin L.1, which translates to MKLLVVVAAALAVASAASLSLEDLEFHAWKLKFGKSYSSQVEEAQRMSSWISNRKLVVVHNMLADNGIKSYRLGMTYFADMDNEEYRRVISQGCLGSFNASKARGGSTFFPMLEDNDLPTTVDWRDKGYVTPIKDQKQCGSCWAFSATGSLEGQHYKKTNKLVSLSEQQLVDCSGDFGNMGCMGGLMDQAFEYIKSLAPGGVDTEDSYPYQAEDKKCRYKPDSVGATCSGFVDVTSGDENALQQAVSTVGPVSVAIDAAHSSFQLYDSGVYDEPECSSDDLDHGVLAVGYGTSDDGQDYWLVKNSWGLEWGDKGYIMMSRNKHNQCGIATASSYPLV; encoded by the exons GGAAGTCTTACAGCTCTCAGGTGGAGGAGGCTCAGCGTATGAGCTCCTGGATCTCTAACCGGAAGCTGGTAGTGGTTCACAACATGCTGGCTGACAATGGCATCAAGTCCTACCGTCTGGGCATGACCTACTTCGCTGACATG GATAACGAGGAGTACAGACGCGTCATCTCCCAGGGCTGCCTGGGCTCCTTCAACGCCTCCAAGGCGCGCGGCGGCTCTACCTTCTTCCCAATGCTTGAGGACAACGACCTGCCCACCACCGTGGACTGGAGGGACAAGGGCTACGTCACCCCCATCAAGGACCAGAAGCAGTGTGGCTCCTGCTGGGCATTCAGTGca acTGGATCTCTGGAAGGCCAGCACTATAAGAAGACCAATAAGCTGGTGTCCCTCAGTGAGCAGCAGCTGGTTGACTGCTCCGGTGATTTCGGCAACATGGGCTGCATGGGCGGTCTCATGGACCAGGCCTTTGAGTACATCAAGTCCTTGGCCCCTGGAGGCGTGGATACTGAGGACTCCTACCCCTACCAGGCTGAG GACAAGAAGTGCCGCTACAAGCCCGACAGTGTGGGTGCCACCTGCAGCGGGTTTGTTGATGTGACCAGTGGTGACGAGAACGCACTGCAGCAGGCGGTGTCCACCGTGGGACCGGTGTCTGTGGCTATCGATGCTGCACACTCCTCCTTCCAGCTCTACGACTCAG GTGTCTATGATGAGCCAGAGTGCAGCAGTGATGATCTGGATCATGGTGTGCTGGCTGTTGGCTATGGCACTAGTGATGACGGCCAGGACTACTGGCTGGTGAAGAACAG ctgGGGCCTTGAATGGGGAGATAAAGGCTACATCATGATGTCCAGGAACAAGCACAACCAGTGTGGCATCGCCACCGCTTCCAGCTACCCCCTGGTCTAA
- the LOC118375399 gene encoding cystein proteinase inhibitor protein salarin-like — protein MASERQDVDKEFEEWKEKHGKKYKSKEEEAKRKKIWLECRTRVIEHNKKYDSGESTFECGMNHMSDLEHHEVCCGGRRSCQEEKNDS, from the exons ATGGCAAGTGAACGTCAAGATGTGGACAAAGAGTTTGAAGAGTGGAAAGAAAAACATG GGAAGAAGTACAAATCCAAGGAGGAGGAAGCCAAGCGCAAGAAGATCTGGCTCGAGTGTAGGACCAGGGTCATAGAACACAACAAGAAATATGACAGTGGAGAGTCAACCTTCGAATGTGGCATGAATCACATGTCTGACTTG GAACATCACGAGGTCTGCTGTGGTGGCAGGAGGAGCTGTCAGGAAGAGAAGAATGATAGTTAG